One window of Vespa velutina chromosome 2, iVesVel2.1, whole genome shotgun sequence genomic DNA carries:
- the LOC124957668 gene encoding xylosyl- and glucuronyltransferase LARGE2s-like isoform X2, with translation MFGILQWLDHGCTRMFYYNVTVPVAESGIPIKQGKMQSLLVDVNKKNLRESTMKVQLSNKTSEVKCEFIHIAMVCAGYNSTFSLVTVVKSILYHRTKPLHFHLLVDEIAKRTLTTLFKTWDLPSVIVSYYSAERWVPKVSWIPNRHYSGVYGLLKLILPEALDESKVLILDTDVTILNDVSVLWKVFEKFTPNQTLGLAENQSRWYLKSLSYGQQPWPALGRGFNSGVMLMHLQRLRARRFKELWVNTTKGILNYIKETSLADQDIINAVIKEHPDIILKIDCTWNVQLSDHTTSESCYQRGDHLNIIHWNSPRKQDVNNKHADQFLKLHRMFLEMDGNLLRKRLFGCDKRTNILIYDESDPCREFNKAARMMYRTHYFILEYQYNVYMSTDIVLATQCSIERVPLLEQLSKHWPGTISVALYLTDAEVQNFLVYVRGSPELRKRKNIAYHIVYKEGELYPINYLRNIAMSYVSTPYVFQLDVDFLPQYGLYENIMKHIKNLHMETTHKIALIVPAFETERYRFTFPADKEELLKFLKRGILYTFRYHVWTQGHAATNFSLWKNATEPYEIFWEPDFEPYIVVSQFAPKYDTRFIGFGWNKVSYITHLTALDFKYIVLPDSFIIHRPHAPSLDIGKFRTDSIYRRCLKKLKDQFVDELMAKYGADALSKHKRIIIKEDKIVGPAKPH, from the exons ATGTTTGGCATACTACAATGGCTCGATCATG GATGCACACGgatgttttattataacgtTACAGTTCCTGTTGCGGAGAGCGGCATTCCAATAAAGCAAGGAAAAATGCAATCGTTATTGGTCGATgtaaataagaagaatttaCGAGAATCGACTATGAAAGttcaattatcaaataaaaccTCGGAG GTTAAGTGTGAATTCATACACATTGCCATGGTATGTGCCGGATATAATTCAACATTTTCATTGGTTACGGTAGTAAAGTCGATCTTGTATCATCGTACAAAACCACTGCACTTTCACTTGCTCGTAGATGAAATAGCAAAAAGAACGCTCACtacattatttaaaacatGGGATTTGCCAAGTG TCATAGTATCATATTATTCTGCCGAACGATGGGTGCCGAAGGTATCATGGATACCAAACAGACATTATTCCGGAGTTTACGgcctattaaaattaatattacctGAGGCGTTAGATGAGAGCAAGGTTCTCATCCTTGATACTGACGTGACCATCTTAAACGACGTGAGTGTCCTTTGGAAAGTCTTCGAGAAATTCACGCCTAATCAAACGTTAGGCTTAGCGGAAAATCAAAGTAGGTGGTATCTAAAGTCCTTGTCGTACGGTCAACAACCTTGGCCAGCGTTAGGTAGAGGCTTCAATAGCGGCGTTATGCTGATGCATTTACAACGATTGCGCGCTAGAAGATTTAAAGAATTGTGGGTGAACACCACAAAGGGgatcttaaattatataaaggaGACTAGTTTGGCCGAtcaagatataataaatgccGTTATTAAAGAGCATCCGGATATTATTCTTAAGATAGATTGTACCTGGAACGTCCAACTCAGTGATCATACCACCAGCGAATCTTGTTATCAAAGAGGAGATCATTTAAAT ATAATTCATTGGAATTCACCTCGGAAGCAGGATGTAAATAATAAGCACGCAGATCAATTCCTTAAATTGCATAGAATGTTCTTAGAGATGGATGGGAATCTTTTACGAAAACGCTTATTTGGTTGTGATAAACGTACAAATATTTTGATA TATGACGAATCAGATCCTTGTCGAGAATTTAACAAAGCTGCAAGGATGATGTACAGAAcgcattattttattctcgaatatcaatataatgtatatatgtctacAGACATTGTATTAGCCACTCAATGCAGTATAGAACGAGTGCCTCTTTTAGAACAACTTTCGAAACATTGGCCGGGAACAATAAGTGTAGCACTTTATCTTACCGATGCCGAAGTACAAAATTTTTTGGTATATGTACGTGGATCCCCGGAATtgcgaaaaaggaaaaatattgccTATCACATTGTGTATAAAGAAGgg gaACTTTATCCAATTAATTACTTAAGAAATATAGCTATGTCGTACGTATCGACGCCTTATGTATTTCAACTTGACGTTGACTTTTTACCACAATACGGTCTTTACGAAAACATTATGAagcatattaaaaatttacacaTGGAAACAACACACAAAATAGCTTTAATCGTGCCTGCTTTTGAAACCGAACGATATAG GTTTACGTTTCCTGCTGACAAGGAAGAGCTCTTGAAATTTCTCAAGCGTGGTATTCTCTATACGTTTCGTTATCATGTTTGGACTCAAGGACATGCAGCAACGAATTTTAGTTTATGGAAAAATGCAACTGAACCTTATGAA atattttggGAACCTGATTTCGAACCTTACATCGTGGTTTCCCAATTTGCGCCTAAATATGATACGCGATTCATTGGATTTGGATGGAATAAAGTTTCTTACATCACTCATCTTACAGCACTCGATTTTAA gtatattgTTCTACCGGACAGCTTCATTATTCATCGACCACACGCTCCAAGTTTAGACATCGGGAAATTTAGAACAGACTCTATTTATAGAAG gtgtttaaagaaattaaaggatCAATTTGTCGATGAATTAATGGCGAAATATGGTGCTGATGCATTATCGAAACATAagcgaattattattaaagaggACAAAATTGTGGGACCTGCTAAACcccattaa
- the LOC124957668 gene encoding xylosyl- and glucuronyltransferase LARGE2s-like isoform X3, producing the protein MFGILQWLDHVPVAESGIPIKQGKMQSLLVDVNKKNLRESTMKVQLSNKTSEVKCEFIHIAMVCAGYNSTFSLVTVVKSILYHRTKPLHFHLLVDEIAKRTLTTLFKTWDLPSVIVSYYSAERWVPKVSWIPNRHYSGVYGLLKLILPEALDESKVLILDTDVTILNDVSVLWKVFEKFTPNQTLGLAENQSRWYLKSLSYGQQPWPALGRGFNSGVMLMHLQRLRARRFKELWVNTTKGILNYIKETSLADQDIINAVIKEHPDIILKIDCTWNVQLSDHTTSESCYQRGDHLNIIHWNSPRKQDVNNKHADQFLKLHRMFLEMDGNLLRKRLFGCDKRTNILIYDESDPCREFNKAARMMYRTHYFILEYQYNVYMSTDIVLATQCSIERVPLLEQLSKHWPGTISVALYLTDAEVQNFLVYVRGSPELRKRKNIAYHIVYKEGELYPINYLRNIAMSYVSTPYVFQLDVDFLPQYGLYENIMKHIKNLHMETTHKIALIVPAFETERYRFTFPADKEELLKFLKRGILYTFRYHVWTQGHAATNFSLWKNATEPYEIFWEPDFEPYIVVSQFAPKYDTRFIGFGWNKVSYITHLTALDFKYIVLPDSFIIHRPHAPSLDIGKFRTDSIYRRCLKKLKDQFVDELMAKYGADALSKHKRIIIKEDKIVGPAKPH; encoded by the exons ATGTTTGGCATACTACAATGGCTCGATCATG TTCCTGTTGCGGAGAGCGGCATTCCAATAAAGCAAGGAAAAATGCAATCGTTATTGGTCGATgtaaataagaagaatttaCGAGAATCGACTATGAAAGttcaattatcaaataaaaccTCGGAG GTTAAGTGTGAATTCATACACATTGCCATGGTATGTGCCGGATATAATTCAACATTTTCATTGGTTACGGTAGTAAAGTCGATCTTGTATCATCGTACAAAACCACTGCACTTTCACTTGCTCGTAGATGAAATAGCAAAAAGAACGCTCACtacattatttaaaacatGGGATTTGCCAAGTG TCATAGTATCATATTATTCTGCCGAACGATGGGTGCCGAAGGTATCATGGATACCAAACAGACATTATTCCGGAGTTTACGgcctattaaaattaatattacctGAGGCGTTAGATGAGAGCAAGGTTCTCATCCTTGATACTGACGTGACCATCTTAAACGACGTGAGTGTCCTTTGGAAAGTCTTCGAGAAATTCACGCCTAATCAAACGTTAGGCTTAGCGGAAAATCAAAGTAGGTGGTATCTAAAGTCCTTGTCGTACGGTCAACAACCTTGGCCAGCGTTAGGTAGAGGCTTCAATAGCGGCGTTATGCTGATGCATTTACAACGATTGCGCGCTAGAAGATTTAAAGAATTGTGGGTGAACACCACAAAGGGgatcttaaattatataaaggaGACTAGTTTGGCCGAtcaagatataataaatgccGTTATTAAAGAGCATCCGGATATTATTCTTAAGATAGATTGTACCTGGAACGTCCAACTCAGTGATCATACCACCAGCGAATCTTGTTATCAAAGAGGAGATCATTTAAAT ATAATTCATTGGAATTCACCTCGGAAGCAGGATGTAAATAATAAGCACGCAGATCAATTCCTTAAATTGCATAGAATGTTCTTAGAGATGGATGGGAATCTTTTACGAAAACGCTTATTTGGTTGTGATAAACGTACAAATATTTTGATA TATGACGAATCAGATCCTTGTCGAGAATTTAACAAAGCTGCAAGGATGATGTACAGAAcgcattattttattctcgaatatcaatataatgtatatatgtctacAGACATTGTATTAGCCACTCAATGCAGTATAGAACGAGTGCCTCTTTTAGAACAACTTTCGAAACATTGGCCGGGAACAATAAGTGTAGCACTTTATCTTACCGATGCCGAAGTACAAAATTTTTTGGTATATGTACGTGGATCCCCGGAATtgcgaaaaaggaaaaatattgccTATCACATTGTGTATAAAGAAGgg gaACTTTATCCAATTAATTACTTAAGAAATATAGCTATGTCGTACGTATCGACGCCTTATGTATTTCAACTTGACGTTGACTTTTTACCACAATACGGTCTTTACGAAAACATTATGAagcatattaaaaatttacacaTGGAAACAACACACAAAATAGCTTTAATCGTGCCTGCTTTTGAAACCGAACGATATAG GTTTACGTTTCCTGCTGACAAGGAAGAGCTCTTGAAATTTCTCAAGCGTGGTATTCTCTATACGTTTCGTTATCATGTTTGGACTCAAGGACATGCAGCAACGAATTTTAGTTTATGGAAAAATGCAACTGAACCTTATGAA atattttggGAACCTGATTTCGAACCTTACATCGTGGTTTCCCAATTTGCGCCTAAATATGATACGCGATTCATTGGATTTGGATGGAATAAAGTTTCTTACATCACTCATCTTACAGCACTCGATTTTAA gtatattgTTCTACCGGACAGCTTCATTATTCATCGACCACACGCTCCAAGTTTAGACATCGGGAAATTTAGAACAGACTCTATTTATAGAAG gtgtttaaagaaattaaaggatCAATTTGTCGATGAATTAATGGCGAAATATGGTGCTGATGCATTATCGAAACATAagcgaattattattaaagaggACAAAATTGTGGGACCTGCTAAACcccattaa
- the LOC124957668 gene encoding xylosyl- and glucuronyltransferase LARGE2s-like isoform X1 produces the protein MARSWLGCLFGILIVLIIFYLYLFFNVPVAESGIPIKQGKMQSLLVDVNKKNLRESTMKVQLSNKTSEVKCEFIHIAMVCAGYNSTFSLVTVVKSILYHRTKPLHFHLLVDEIAKRTLTTLFKTWDLPSVIVSYYSAERWVPKVSWIPNRHYSGVYGLLKLILPEALDESKVLILDTDVTILNDVSVLWKVFEKFTPNQTLGLAENQSRWYLKSLSYGQQPWPALGRGFNSGVMLMHLQRLRARRFKELWVNTTKGILNYIKETSLADQDIINAVIKEHPDIILKIDCTWNVQLSDHTTSESCYQRGDHLNIIHWNSPRKQDVNNKHADQFLKLHRMFLEMDGNLLRKRLFGCDKRTNILIYDESDPCREFNKAARMMYRTHYFILEYQYNVYMSTDIVLATQCSIERVPLLEQLSKHWPGTISVALYLTDAEVQNFLVYVRGSPELRKRKNIAYHIVYKEGELYPINYLRNIAMSYVSTPYVFQLDVDFLPQYGLYENIMKHIKNLHMETTHKIALIVPAFETERYRFTFPADKEELLKFLKRGILYTFRYHVWTQGHAATNFSLWKNATEPYEIFWEPDFEPYIVVSQFAPKYDTRFIGFGWNKVSYITHLTALDFKYIVLPDSFIIHRPHAPSLDIGKFRTDSIYRRCLKKLKDQFVDELMAKYGADALSKHKRIIIKEDKIVGPAKPH, from the exons ATGGCTCGATCATGGTTAGGATGTTTATTTGGCATtctaatagtattaataattttctacctatatttgttttttaatg TTCCTGTTGCGGAGAGCGGCATTCCAATAAAGCAAGGAAAAATGCAATCGTTATTGGTCGATgtaaataagaagaatttaCGAGAATCGACTATGAAAGttcaattatcaaataaaaccTCGGAG GTTAAGTGTGAATTCATACACATTGCCATGGTATGTGCCGGATATAATTCAACATTTTCATTGGTTACGGTAGTAAAGTCGATCTTGTATCATCGTACAAAACCACTGCACTTTCACTTGCTCGTAGATGAAATAGCAAAAAGAACGCTCACtacattatttaaaacatGGGATTTGCCAAGTG TCATAGTATCATATTATTCTGCCGAACGATGGGTGCCGAAGGTATCATGGATACCAAACAGACATTATTCCGGAGTTTACGgcctattaaaattaatattacctGAGGCGTTAGATGAGAGCAAGGTTCTCATCCTTGATACTGACGTGACCATCTTAAACGACGTGAGTGTCCTTTGGAAAGTCTTCGAGAAATTCACGCCTAATCAAACGTTAGGCTTAGCGGAAAATCAAAGTAGGTGGTATCTAAAGTCCTTGTCGTACGGTCAACAACCTTGGCCAGCGTTAGGTAGAGGCTTCAATAGCGGCGTTATGCTGATGCATTTACAACGATTGCGCGCTAGAAGATTTAAAGAATTGTGGGTGAACACCACAAAGGGgatcttaaattatataaaggaGACTAGTTTGGCCGAtcaagatataataaatgccGTTATTAAAGAGCATCCGGATATTATTCTTAAGATAGATTGTACCTGGAACGTCCAACTCAGTGATCATACCACCAGCGAATCTTGTTATCAAAGAGGAGATCATTTAAAT ATAATTCATTGGAATTCACCTCGGAAGCAGGATGTAAATAATAAGCACGCAGATCAATTCCTTAAATTGCATAGAATGTTCTTAGAGATGGATGGGAATCTTTTACGAAAACGCTTATTTGGTTGTGATAAACGTACAAATATTTTGATA TATGACGAATCAGATCCTTGTCGAGAATTTAACAAAGCTGCAAGGATGATGTACAGAAcgcattattttattctcgaatatcaatataatgtatatatgtctacAGACATTGTATTAGCCACTCAATGCAGTATAGAACGAGTGCCTCTTTTAGAACAACTTTCGAAACATTGGCCGGGAACAATAAGTGTAGCACTTTATCTTACCGATGCCGAAGTACAAAATTTTTTGGTATATGTACGTGGATCCCCGGAATtgcgaaaaaggaaaaatattgccTATCACATTGTGTATAAAGAAGgg gaACTTTATCCAATTAATTACTTAAGAAATATAGCTATGTCGTACGTATCGACGCCTTATGTATTTCAACTTGACGTTGACTTTTTACCACAATACGGTCTTTACGAAAACATTATGAagcatattaaaaatttacacaTGGAAACAACACACAAAATAGCTTTAATCGTGCCTGCTTTTGAAACCGAACGATATAG GTTTACGTTTCCTGCTGACAAGGAAGAGCTCTTGAAATTTCTCAAGCGTGGTATTCTCTATACGTTTCGTTATCATGTTTGGACTCAAGGACATGCAGCAACGAATTTTAGTTTATGGAAAAATGCAACTGAACCTTATGAA atattttggGAACCTGATTTCGAACCTTACATCGTGGTTTCCCAATTTGCGCCTAAATATGATACGCGATTCATTGGATTTGGATGGAATAAAGTTTCTTACATCACTCATCTTACAGCACTCGATTTTAA gtatattgTTCTACCGGACAGCTTCATTATTCATCGACCACACGCTCCAAGTTTAGACATCGGGAAATTTAGAACAGACTCTATTTATAGAAG gtgtttaaagaaattaaaggatCAATTTGTCGATGAATTAATGGCGAAATATGGTGCTGATGCATTATCGAAACATAagcgaattattattaaagaggACAAAATTGTGGGACCTGCTAAACcccattaa
- the LOC124957668 gene encoding xylosyl- and glucuronyltransferase LARGE2s-like isoform X5 has product MARSWLGCLFGILIVLIIFYLYLFFNVPVAESGIPIKQGKMQSLLVDVNKKNLRESTMKVQLSNKTSEVKCEFIHIAMVCAGYNSTFSLVTVVKSILYHRTKPLHFHLLVDEIAKRTLTTLFKTWDLPSVIVSYYSAERWVPKVSWIPNRHYSGVYGLLKLILPEALDESKVLILDTDVTILNDVSVLWKVFEKFTPNQTLGLAENQSRWYLKSLSYGQQPWPALGRGFNSGVMLMHLQRLRARRFKELWVNTTKGILNYIKETSLADQDIINAVIKEHPDIILKIDCTWNVQLSDHTTSESCYQRGDHLNIIHWNSPRKQDVNNKHADQFLKLHRMFLEMDGNLLRKRLFGCDKRTNILIYDESDPCREFNKAARMMYRTHYFILEYQYNVYMSTDIVLATQCSIERVPLLEQLSKHWPGTISVALYLTDAEVQNFLVYVRGSPELRKRKNIAYHIVYKEGELYPINYLRNIAMSYVSTPYVFQLDVDFLPQYGLYENIMKHIKNLHMETTHKIALIVPAFETERYRFTFPADKEELLKFLKRGILYTFRYHVWTQGHAATNFSLWKNATEPYEIFWEPDFEPYIVVSQFAPKYDTRFIGFGWNKVSYITHLTALDFKYIVLPDSFIIHRPHAPSLDIGKFRTDSIYRRYRKLRWSHDILLK; this is encoded by the exons ATGGCTCGATCATGGTTAGGATGTTTATTTGGCATtctaatagtattaataattttctacctatatttgttttttaatg TTCCTGTTGCGGAGAGCGGCATTCCAATAAAGCAAGGAAAAATGCAATCGTTATTGGTCGATgtaaataagaagaatttaCGAGAATCGACTATGAAAGttcaattatcaaataaaaccTCGGAG GTTAAGTGTGAATTCATACACATTGCCATGGTATGTGCCGGATATAATTCAACATTTTCATTGGTTACGGTAGTAAAGTCGATCTTGTATCATCGTACAAAACCACTGCACTTTCACTTGCTCGTAGATGAAATAGCAAAAAGAACGCTCACtacattatttaaaacatGGGATTTGCCAAGTG TCATAGTATCATATTATTCTGCCGAACGATGGGTGCCGAAGGTATCATGGATACCAAACAGACATTATTCCGGAGTTTACGgcctattaaaattaatattacctGAGGCGTTAGATGAGAGCAAGGTTCTCATCCTTGATACTGACGTGACCATCTTAAACGACGTGAGTGTCCTTTGGAAAGTCTTCGAGAAATTCACGCCTAATCAAACGTTAGGCTTAGCGGAAAATCAAAGTAGGTGGTATCTAAAGTCCTTGTCGTACGGTCAACAACCTTGGCCAGCGTTAGGTAGAGGCTTCAATAGCGGCGTTATGCTGATGCATTTACAACGATTGCGCGCTAGAAGATTTAAAGAATTGTGGGTGAACACCACAAAGGGgatcttaaattatataaaggaGACTAGTTTGGCCGAtcaagatataataaatgccGTTATTAAAGAGCATCCGGATATTATTCTTAAGATAGATTGTACCTGGAACGTCCAACTCAGTGATCATACCACCAGCGAATCTTGTTATCAAAGAGGAGATCATTTAAAT ATAATTCATTGGAATTCACCTCGGAAGCAGGATGTAAATAATAAGCACGCAGATCAATTCCTTAAATTGCATAGAATGTTCTTAGAGATGGATGGGAATCTTTTACGAAAACGCTTATTTGGTTGTGATAAACGTACAAATATTTTGATA TATGACGAATCAGATCCTTGTCGAGAATTTAACAAAGCTGCAAGGATGATGTACAGAAcgcattattttattctcgaatatcaatataatgtatatatgtctacAGACATTGTATTAGCCACTCAATGCAGTATAGAACGAGTGCCTCTTTTAGAACAACTTTCGAAACATTGGCCGGGAACAATAAGTGTAGCACTTTATCTTACCGATGCCGAAGTACAAAATTTTTTGGTATATGTACGTGGATCCCCGGAATtgcgaaaaaggaaaaatattgccTATCACATTGTGTATAAAGAAGgg gaACTTTATCCAATTAATTACTTAAGAAATATAGCTATGTCGTACGTATCGACGCCTTATGTATTTCAACTTGACGTTGACTTTTTACCACAATACGGTCTTTACGAAAACATTATGAagcatattaaaaatttacacaTGGAAACAACACACAAAATAGCTTTAATCGTGCCTGCTTTTGAAACCGAACGATATAG GTTTACGTTTCCTGCTGACAAGGAAGAGCTCTTGAAATTTCTCAAGCGTGGTATTCTCTATACGTTTCGTTATCATGTTTGGACTCAAGGACATGCAGCAACGAATTTTAGTTTATGGAAAAATGCAACTGAACCTTATGAA atattttggGAACCTGATTTCGAACCTTACATCGTGGTTTCCCAATTTGCGCCTAAATATGATACGCGATTCATTGGATTTGGATGGAATAAAGTTTCTTACATCACTCATCTTACAGCACTCGATTTTAA gtatattgTTCTACCGGACAGCTTCATTATTCATCGACCACACGCTCCAAGTTTAGACATCGGGAAATTTAGAACAGACTCTATTTATAGAAG GTATCGCAAATTACGTTGGAGCCatgatattttgttaaaatga
- the LOC124957668 gene encoding xylosyl- and glucuronyltransferase LARGE2s-like isoform X4, giving the protein MFYYNVTVPVAESGIPIKQGKMQSLLVDVNKKNLRESTMKVQLSNKTSEVKCEFIHIAMVCAGYNSTFSLVTVVKSILYHRTKPLHFHLLVDEIAKRTLTTLFKTWDLPSVIVSYYSAERWVPKVSWIPNRHYSGVYGLLKLILPEALDESKVLILDTDVTILNDVSVLWKVFEKFTPNQTLGLAENQSRWYLKSLSYGQQPWPALGRGFNSGVMLMHLQRLRARRFKELWVNTTKGILNYIKETSLADQDIINAVIKEHPDIILKIDCTWNVQLSDHTTSESCYQRGDHLNIIHWNSPRKQDVNNKHADQFLKLHRMFLEMDGNLLRKRLFGCDKRTNILIYDESDPCREFNKAARMMYRTHYFILEYQYNVYMSTDIVLATQCSIERVPLLEQLSKHWPGTISVALYLTDAEVQNFLVYVRGSPELRKRKNIAYHIVYKEGELYPINYLRNIAMSYVSTPYVFQLDVDFLPQYGLYENIMKHIKNLHMETTHKIALIVPAFETERYRFTFPADKEELLKFLKRGILYTFRYHVWTQGHAATNFSLWKNATEPYEIFWEPDFEPYIVVSQFAPKYDTRFIGFGWNKVSYITHLTALDFKYIVLPDSFIIHRPHAPSLDIGKFRTDSIYRRCLKKLKDQFVDELMAKYGADALSKHKRIIIKEDKIVGPAKPH; this is encoded by the exons atgttttattataacgtTACAGTTCCTGTTGCGGAGAGCGGCATTCCAATAAAGCAAGGAAAAATGCAATCGTTATTGGTCGATgtaaataagaagaatttaCGAGAATCGACTATGAAAGttcaattatcaaataaaaccTCGGAG GTTAAGTGTGAATTCATACACATTGCCATGGTATGTGCCGGATATAATTCAACATTTTCATTGGTTACGGTAGTAAAGTCGATCTTGTATCATCGTACAAAACCACTGCACTTTCACTTGCTCGTAGATGAAATAGCAAAAAGAACGCTCACtacattatttaaaacatGGGATTTGCCAAGTG TCATAGTATCATATTATTCTGCCGAACGATGGGTGCCGAAGGTATCATGGATACCAAACAGACATTATTCCGGAGTTTACGgcctattaaaattaatattacctGAGGCGTTAGATGAGAGCAAGGTTCTCATCCTTGATACTGACGTGACCATCTTAAACGACGTGAGTGTCCTTTGGAAAGTCTTCGAGAAATTCACGCCTAATCAAACGTTAGGCTTAGCGGAAAATCAAAGTAGGTGGTATCTAAAGTCCTTGTCGTACGGTCAACAACCTTGGCCAGCGTTAGGTAGAGGCTTCAATAGCGGCGTTATGCTGATGCATTTACAACGATTGCGCGCTAGAAGATTTAAAGAATTGTGGGTGAACACCACAAAGGGgatcttaaattatataaaggaGACTAGTTTGGCCGAtcaagatataataaatgccGTTATTAAAGAGCATCCGGATATTATTCTTAAGATAGATTGTACCTGGAACGTCCAACTCAGTGATCATACCACCAGCGAATCTTGTTATCAAAGAGGAGATCATTTAAAT ATAATTCATTGGAATTCACCTCGGAAGCAGGATGTAAATAATAAGCACGCAGATCAATTCCTTAAATTGCATAGAATGTTCTTAGAGATGGATGGGAATCTTTTACGAAAACGCTTATTTGGTTGTGATAAACGTACAAATATTTTGATA TATGACGAATCAGATCCTTGTCGAGAATTTAACAAAGCTGCAAGGATGATGTACAGAAcgcattattttattctcgaatatcaatataatgtatatatgtctacAGACATTGTATTAGCCACTCAATGCAGTATAGAACGAGTGCCTCTTTTAGAACAACTTTCGAAACATTGGCCGGGAACAATAAGTGTAGCACTTTATCTTACCGATGCCGAAGTACAAAATTTTTTGGTATATGTACGTGGATCCCCGGAATtgcgaaaaaggaaaaatattgccTATCACATTGTGTATAAAGAAGgg gaACTTTATCCAATTAATTACTTAAGAAATATAGCTATGTCGTACGTATCGACGCCTTATGTATTTCAACTTGACGTTGACTTTTTACCACAATACGGTCTTTACGAAAACATTATGAagcatattaaaaatttacacaTGGAAACAACACACAAAATAGCTTTAATCGTGCCTGCTTTTGAAACCGAACGATATAG GTTTACGTTTCCTGCTGACAAGGAAGAGCTCTTGAAATTTCTCAAGCGTGGTATTCTCTATACGTTTCGTTATCATGTTTGGACTCAAGGACATGCAGCAACGAATTTTAGTTTATGGAAAAATGCAACTGAACCTTATGAA atattttggGAACCTGATTTCGAACCTTACATCGTGGTTTCCCAATTTGCGCCTAAATATGATACGCGATTCATTGGATTTGGATGGAATAAAGTTTCTTACATCACTCATCTTACAGCACTCGATTTTAA gtatattgTTCTACCGGACAGCTTCATTATTCATCGACCACACGCTCCAAGTTTAGACATCGGGAAATTTAGAACAGACTCTATTTATAGAAG gtgtttaaagaaattaaaggatCAATTTGTCGATGAATTAATGGCGAAATATGGTGCTGATGCATTATCGAAACATAagcgaattattattaaagaggACAAAATTGTGGGACCTGCTAAACcccattaa